The Candidatus Zixiibacteriota bacterium genome includes a region encoding these proteins:
- a CDS encoding asparaginase: protein MTKGVEILARVYRGEAVEAIHYGVIAVVDGDGSLTHFVGDPHEPFMTRSSIKPFQLMPLLVSGAADNYGFTPRQLAVMCGSHTGSNDHHQVISSNLDLSDSGPDNLLCGSHWPLGMQIDKKYPMAGEDKDPVRHNCSGKHSGFLALAQFLGDAKEEYLNPDSKTQQMVKGTLSDFCEYPANKMPVGTDGCSAPNWPLPPYNLALGFKKLANCQAHAGVSADILARIRQAMTTYPEMVSGEKRLDLDLARSFPTRLICKVGAESVEAIGLSDPPLGIVVKIHDGNQRALGAVCVSVLKQLGIIENIEDYPLLARHERPEIRNYRNILTGHVVTEFKLREV from the coding sequence ATGACTAAAGGTGTCGAAATATTGGCCCGGGTATACCGGGGAGAGGCCGTCGAGGCAATCCATTACGGAGTAATTGCCGTAGTTGATGGTGACGGGAGTTTGACTCATTTTGTGGGCGACCCCCATGAACCGTTTATGACGCGTTCCTCCATTAAGCCGTTCCAACTGATGCCGTTGCTTGTGAGCGGTGCCGCCGACAACTACGGTTTCACACCACGTCAACTGGCCGTAATGTGTGGTTCTCATACCGGCAGTAACGACCATCATCAGGTGATCTCATCCAATCTTGATCTGTCCGACTCCGGCCCCGATAATCTTCTTTGTGGCAGTCACTGGCCGTTGGGAATGCAGATCGATAAGAAATACCCGATGGCTGGTGAAGATAAGGACCCGGTCCGGCATAATTGCTCCGGCAAGCACTCTGGTTTTCTGGCTCTGGCCCAATTCCTGGGCGATGCCAAAGAAGAATATCTCAACCCCGACAGCAAGACTCAGCAGATGGTAAAGGGGACCTTGTCCGATTTCTGCGAATACCCGGCTAATAAGATGCCCGTTGGGACCGATGGTTGCAGTGCTCCGAATTGGCCTCTGCCGCCATATAATCTTGCTCTAGGATTCAAGAAGCTGGCTAATTGTCAGGCCCATGCAGGGGTTAGCGCCGACATACTCGCAAGGATTCGACAGGCAATGACAACATATCCCGAAATGGTGTCGGGTGAAAAACGTCTTGATCTTGATCTCGCTCGTTCGTTTCCGACTCGGCTCATTTGCAAAGTGGGTGCGGAGTCGGTCGAGGCTATCGGGTTATCTGATCCACCGCTGGGAATAGTGGTAAAGATTCACGATGGCAACCAGCGCGCGCTTGGGGCTGTGTGTGTTTCGGTTCTGAAGCAGTTGGGTATCATTGAGAATATCGAAGACTATCCGCTGCTGGCCAGACATGAGCGTCCGGAAATCCGCAATTATCGCAATATTCTGACCGGTCATGTGGTGACCGAGTTTAAACTTCGAGAGGTCTAA
- a CDS encoding aminoglycoside phosphotransferase family protein — protein MDENRLITPLDVSSARQVVQTALPDLEISEIEYLGGGDHSVFAVNNELLFRFPKNANETSTERFTFENRLFDLIRPRVNPHEIPVPLFDVNTEDIPARHVRCYRMFFGQRISQLSMNDRRTVAELLGDFLTRLHSIEKTDCIEIGLRSISWQDIVNNVRGSFEKIKTRLLPLLKPDEREWMINQYELFLSDAVTMKVPVVLIHGDLGDENVLLPKKLDHLQVIDFDEVGFYDPAADFCLWWGEFGDDFLRDIVNRYDLPIGDDLMARVRFYYNRIPVIYFELANTLQNDRFFQYGHELLSARMNATRLSD, from the coding sequence ATGGATGAAAACAGACTAATCACTCCCTTAGATGTTTCCTCTGCCCGACAAGTTGTGCAGACAGCCTTACCTGATTTGGAAATTTCCGAAATCGAGTATCTGGGCGGCGGCGATCATTCTGTATTTGCCGTCAACAACGAGTTGCTCTTTCGTTTCCCAAAGAACGCCAACGAGACAAGTACGGAGAGGTTTACGTTCGAGAACAGGTTGTTTGACCTGATCCGCCCCCGCGTGAACCCGCACGAAATCCCTGTCCCACTTTTTGATGTCAATACAGAGGATATCCCGGCCCGACACGTCCGTTGCTACCGGATGTTCTTCGGACAACGGATCAGCCAACTTTCAATGAATGATCGGCGGACTGTCGCTGAACTGCTTGGGGATTTCCTCACTCGACTCCACTCAATTGAAAAAACTGATTGTATCGAAATCGGACTCAGGTCGATTTCCTGGCAGGACATAGTGAATAACGTTCGTGGTTCATTCGAGAAAATCAAGACGCGCCTGCTCCCACTCCTGAAACCCGACGAACGTGAATGGATGATAAACCAGTATGAACTGTTTCTGTCCGATGCGGTAACAATGAAAGTCCCTGTGGTTCTAATCCATGGTGATCTGGGGGATGAAAACGTCCTGCTACCGAAGAAACTCGATCATCTTCAGGTGATAGATTTTGATGAAGTTGGTTTCTATGATCCGGCCGCCGATTTCTGTCTGTGGTGGGGAGAATTCGGAGACGATTTTCTAAGGGATATTGTGAATCGCTACGACCTCCCGATCGGAGACGATCTAATGGCAAGGGTTAGATTCTACTACAATCGTATTCCCGTGATCTACTTCGAGTTGGCGAACACCCTTCAGAATGATCGATTCTTTCAATATGGCCACGAACTTCTGTCTGCCAGAATGAACGCTACTCGTCTATCAGACTGA
- the porU gene encoding type IX secretion system sortase PorU, whose translation MTCRLCKSFILLCLVILLGVLSVNGADLQVVSSSDTLFHFVLTLDDDDLLSHAETDSLQSHFYSVQVGLPHLAQPHLRFAEGRSLGSMDATKMAVEMSSTSHPLVEVLPPRTIRDRRLVSINIYPVTGSMMFHEVEVQLSFDGGRSIVGAPANDPLFDRIFKAAVANYQQFRQWQVPVRVMAKPTASVGPFSGAEEWYRIEVNQTGLYGLTGTQLEEAGVNLGNLSSDHIHLLNGSGLILPINNNTDRPTLEEISIIVADGGDGLFGHDDTVFFFGEAVDRWLYQVAYVPRFVNNVYENANVYWLNISDDTPVRMSEVGASPELPTDTLVTTFRRYRHSEQDNILRKLKNGRLSDYYTWYWTDSTLLELFVTTPGAVEGARARIKTDGRTYNPGYMDLWVNGVPAVDTCNQFNCRFGVSSLHDGLNEIRIDLHGSTEADPFFNYLNIEYISLLVPEGNVLDITLEPFAGRARMDVVDNFNAPLMILNLADPHHPTLLTGVEHSGGSVSFSAMIDPLLSNRFYLARRSGPLAPLSIERSWPTDLYATDRQVDLIIISSRDLIGALDEYVEYRQNGERSISVVAVEDIYDNFSWGLFDPAAIRDFLKYAYESYPTPAPSSVLLVGDGTYDYLDHFGTGFVNRVPSWILPSEESTSDDAYVYFGTYGLLDSDTTYMTGDRGFDMLVARWPVRTVEEINTIVAKSKHYESPSNLGLWRNRITFVADDEHTDTGHDETFHANQTEQLSRGYTPRSFLRNKIYIWDYPFVGRYKPTANPDIVAAFNNGSLIINYVGHGNPELWAHEHVFTRLEDLPQLSNYDRLPLVFVASCAIGFFDEPLNDAMAEDLLVHPAGGAIGVISAARIVYSSDNAVFNQTVFSALFEDDSLTIAEAMYLAKLRRQYANPDSPIPVTNDRIYVFFGDPCLSLGQPRLDIEITTCPDSLIALDRARVAGRVINHDGQTLMADGQLSINIYDSDRPKTYRNIDYFVSGPTLYRGTTAITAGDFDFEFVTPLDVGYGGHGGRIVLYAQLGNTDAIGLADSLRIADNAAASTDSTGPEIEYGLEGSNQFVSGDVVLRSDRLEIVLTDPSGVNLSGALGHGITLTIDGQSENQIDLTSSFSHDQGDFSTGSLEYPLDELEPGRHTFKVKAWDNANNSSSTEFVAEIMVSSEAAIADLLNFPNPMNDMTRFSCRLTQPMKRLSLAIFTLSGRKIKTFERYPVEAGYFDDIIWYGLDAAGDRVATGVYIYKAIAVPSNGGEVVEALGKIVVVN comes from the coding sequence ATGACGTGTAGACTGTGTAAATCATTCATCTTGCTTTGCCTTGTAATTCTATTGGGCGTGTTGTCGGTCAATGGAGCCGACCTCCAGGTAGTATCCTCTTCCGACACACTGTTCCATTTTGTTCTTACTTTAGATGACGACGACCTCCTTTCTCATGCGGAAACCGATTCTCTGCAATCGCACTTCTACTCAGTACAAGTTGGTCTTCCACATTTAGCTCAGCCTCACCTGAGATTTGCAGAGGGCAGATCGCTCGGGAGCATGGATGCCACGAAAATGGCTGTGGAGATGTCTTCAACTTCTCATCCTTTGGTTGAGGTTTTACCTCCGCGCACAATCCGAGACCGCAGGTTAGTATCGATAAATATTTATCCTGTGACCGGCTCCATGATGTTCCACGAGGTGGAAGTACAGCTTTCTTTCGATGGCGGTCGCTCGATTGTAGGAGCGCCTGCAAACGATCCTTTGTTTGACCGCATTTTCAAAGCGGCGGTAGCAAATTATCAGCAGTTCCGTCAGTGGCAGGTTCCAGTTCGTGTGATGGCCAAACCTACAGCGAGTGTCGGACCCTTTTCAGGGGCGGAAGAATGGTACCGGATTGAGGTCAACCAGACTGGTCTTTATGGCCTTACCGGAACACAGCTGGAGGAGGCCGGGGTGAACCTGGGCAACCTGTCGAGCGACCACATTCATCTTCTAAATGGTAGTGGATTGATTCTGCCCATCAACAATAATACAGATCGTCCGACGCTTGAAGAAATTTCGATCATTGTGGCGGACGGTGGTGACGGTCTATTTGGTCACGATGACACTGTTTTCTTCTTCGGCGAAGCAGTGGATCGCTGGCTCTACCAGGTTGCTTATGTGCCACGTTTCGTCAACAATGTCTATGAAAATGCCAACGTCTACTGGTTGAATATATCCGACGACACTCCGGTACGCATGTCAGAGGTCGGAGCCTCACCCGAGTTGCCGACTGATACATTAGTCACTACTTTCCGACGCTATCGGCATAGTGAGCAAGACAACATACTTCGAAAGCTAAAGAACGGTCGACTGTCTGATTATTATACGTGGTATTGGACGGACTCCACCTTGCTGGAGTTGTTCGTGACGACTCCGGGTGCTGTCGAGGGTGCGCGGGCACGGATCAAGACCGATGGTCGAACTTACAATCCCGGTTATATGGACTTGTGGGTGAATGGCGTTCCAGCCGTTGATACGTGTAATCAGTTCAATTGTCGGTTTGGGGTTTCATCTTTGCATGATGGGTTGAACGAGATTCGCATTGATCTACATGGTAGCACGGAGGCGGATCCGTTTTTCAACTATCTCAATATCGAATACATAAGTTTGCTGGTGCCCGAAGGAAACGTCCTGGATATCACATTGGAGCCATTTGCGGGGCGGGCGCGAATGGATGTAGTTGATAACTTTAATGCTCCGTTGATGATTCTCAATCTGGCCGATCCACACCACCCCACTTTGCTGACAGGAGTCGAGCATTCTGGCGGCAGTGTTTCATTTTCAGCAATGATCGATCCCTTACTGAGTAATCGGTTCTACCTGGCTCGTCGTTCGGGTCCGCTTGCACCGCTGTCCATTGAACGATCCTGGCCGACTGATCTGTATGCGACTGATAGGCAGGTGGATCTCATTATCATATCTTCCAGAGATCTAATTGGTGCTCTTGATGAGTATGTCGAATATCGGCAGAACGGTGAACGATCAATCTCGGTGGTGGCGGTAGAAGATATTTATGACAACTTCTCCTGGGGATTGTTTGACCCAGCGGCTATCCGGGATTTTCTCAAGTATGCCTACGAAAGCTATCCAACTCCAGCGCCATCATCTGTATTGCTTGTTGGTGATGGCACCTACGACTACCTCGATCACTTTGGTACCGGATTTGTCAACCGTGTGCCGTCGTGGATATTGCCGTCGGAGGAGTCTACTTCCGACGATGCCTATGTGTATTTTGGCACCTATGGGCTGCTTGATAGTGATACCACTTATATGACCGGAGATCGTGGTTTTGACATGTTGGTAGCTCGTTGGCCGGTACGAACGGTGGAAGAAATCAATACTATCGTGGCCAAGAGCAAACACTATGAGTCACCGTCCAACCTTGGTCTCTGGCGTAATCGGATAACGTTTGTTGCCGATGACGAACACACCGATACCGGCCACGATGAGACTTTCCATGCCAACCAGACTGAACAGCTGTCGCGGGGATACACGCCTCGGAGTTTTCTGCGTAATAAGATATATATATGGGACTACCCCTTTGTGGGACGGTACAAACCAACCGCCAACCCTGATATCGTGGCGGCATTCAATAATGGTTCATTAATTATCAACTACGTTGGTCATGGCAATCCCGAACTCTGGGCTCATGAGCATGTTTTTACCCGTCTGGAGGATTTACCCCAGCTGAGCAATTATGATCGTTTGCCCTTGGTATTTGTGGCCTCATGTGCCATCGGTTTTTTCGATGAACCACTTAATGATGCGATGGCCGAAGATTTGTTGGTCCACCCCGCAGGGGGGGCTATTGGAGTGATCAGCGCGGCTCGCATTGTCTATTCGAGTGACAATGCCGTATTTAATCAGACTGTGTTCAGCGCTCTTTTCGAAGATGATTCGTTGACCATAGCCGAGGCTATGTATCTGGCAAAGTTACGTCGCCAATATGCCAATCCCGATTCACCGATACCGGTTACAAATGACCGCATTTATGTATTTTTCGGGGATCCGTGTCTGAGTCTGGGGCAACCTCGTCTGGACATTGAAATCACCACCTGTCCCGATAGTTTAATCGCGCTTGACCGCGCCCGGGTAGCAGGAAGGGTTATAAATCACGACGGGCAAACATTAATGGCCGATGGCCAATTGTCGATCAATATCTACGACTCGGATCGTCCCAAGACATACCGTAATATTGATTACTTTGTATCCGGTCCTACTCTGTACCGAGGTACGACTGCAATAACCGCTGGAGATTTCGATTTTGAGTTCGTAACGCCGCTTGATGTTGGCTATGGTGGTCATGGCGGCCGCATTGTGCTCTATGCTCAATTGGGCAACACCGATGCTATCGGTCTGGCTGATTCGTTGCGCATCGCAGACAACGCGGCTGCCTCGACAGATTCTACCGGACCGGAGATCGAATACGGTCTGGAGGGCAGCAATCAGTTTGTAAGCGGTGACGTGGTTCTTCGCAGTGATCGACTGGAAATTGTCCTGACCGATCCGAGTGGCGTGAATTTGTCTGGGGCGCTGGGGCACGGAATAACTCTTACCATCGATGGACAATCGGAGAACCAGATCGATTTGACCAGCAGTTTTAGTCACGATCAGGGTGATTTCTCCACTGGCAGTCTGGAGTATCCGCTTGACGAACTGGAGCCCGGTCGACACACTTTCAAGGTCAAGGCCTGGGACAATGCCAACAACTCGTCGAGTACCGAGTTTGTGGCCGAGATTATGGTCTCCTCAGAAGCGGCTATTGCCGACCTTCTCAATTTTCCCAATCCCATGAATGACATGACCCGATTTTCCTGCCGTTTGACACAACCGATGAAACGGCTGTCTCTGGCGATATTTACGCTCTCAGGTCGAAAGATCAAAACCTTTGAACGGTACCCCGTAGAAGCGGGCTATTTTGACGATATAATATGGTATGGACTTGATGCCGCCGGCGACCGGGTCGCAACCGGTGTCTATATCTATAAAGCGATTGCTGTCCCTTCGAATGGGGGAGAAGTAGTCGAAGCACTTGGAAAAATAGTAGTTGTGAACTGA
- a CDS encoding tryptophanase — MPKRHQPVEPHRVKSVEPIKRLSAHEREQRITKARYNIFKIDGPDIFIDLLTDSGTTAMSARQWAALMLGDETYAGASSFRNFERTVQDIFRKKYVIPCHQGRSAENLMFSTILKKGKYVLNNTHFDTTRGNTLHKGGIPIDLPCPEAATDEVIPFKGNMDTKRLQEFIVEHGQASVAMVIMTVTNNSIGGQPVSMANIRATSEICRAHNIPFFFDCARFAENCYFIKRDESGWGEKPIETIAREMFECCDGVMMSAKKDGMANIGGFIALNDGALYEQLTQLMIIIEGFPTYGGLAGRDLEVLSIGLREVQDFDYLHFRISQVAYFGEQIKRAGMPIVEPTGGHAVFIDAGALLPHIRPNQFPGQSLTVEFYREGGVRVVEIGSLMFGGKDPNTGEEFMAPRELVRMAMPRRVYSNTHYDYVADIAAGIANRRDSLAGYRIVRQTAFLRHFTCDLESLAHEKVVT; from the coding sequence ATGCCCAAAAGACATCAACCAGTCGAACCTCACCGCGTCAAGTCGGTGGAACCAATCAAGCGCCTCTCCGCTCACGAACGGGAGCAGAGGATTACAAAGGCGCGATACAATATCTTCAAGATCGACGGACCGGATATTTTCATAGACCTTCTCACCGACTCCGGCACTACGGCTATGTCGGCGCGTCAGTGGGCGGCGCTGATGCTTGGCGATGAAACCTACGCCGGTGCGTCCTCGTTCCGTAATTTTGAGCGCACGGTGCAGGATATATTTCGCAAGAAGTACGTAATCCCCTGCCATCAAGGAAGGTCGGCAGAAAACCTGATGTTTAGTACGATCCTGAAAAAAGGAAAATACGTGCTGAACAATACCCACTTTGATACTACTCGTGGCAATACGCTGCATAAGGGCGGCATCCCCATTGATCTTCCATGTCCGGAGGCTGCCACCGACGAAGTGATACCGTTCAAAGGTAATATGGACACCAAACGTCTGCAGGAGTTCATCGTCGAACACGGGCAGGCGTCGGTAGCCATGGTCATAATGACTGTAACCAACAACTCCATCGGCGGCCAACCGGTATCAATGGCCAATATCCGGGCGACCTCGGAAATCTGTCGAGCGCACAATATCCCGTTCTTCTTTGACTGTGCACGGTTTGCTGAAAACTGCTATTTCATTAAACGGGACGAATCCGGCTGGGGGGAAAAACCGATCGAGACTATTGCTCGGGAGATGTTCGAATGCTGTGATGGCGTAATGATGTCAGCCAAGAAGGACGGTATGGCCAATATCGGGGGATTCATTGCGCTCAATGATGGAGCTTTGTATGAACAACTAACCCAACTGATGATTATCATTGAAGGTTTTCCGACTTATGGCGGACTGGCTGGTCGTGATCTCGAAGTTCTATCTATTGGTCTGCGCGAGGTACAGGATTTCGACTACCTCCATTTCCGCATCAGCCAGGTGGCCTATTTCGGTGAACAGATCAAACGGGCAGGTATGCCGATTGTCGAACCTACCGGCGGCCATGCCGTGTTTATTGATGCCGGGGCTTTGCTTCCTCATATCAGGCCGAACCAGTTTCCCGGCCAATCTCTTACAGTCGAGTTCTATCGTGAGGGGGGAGTGCGAGTTGTCGAGATAGGTTCGCTCATGTTTGGCGGCAAAGATCCTAACACGGGTGAGGAGTTTATGGCACCACGCGAATTGGTGCGGATGGCTATGCCCAGAAGGGTCTATTCCAACACACACTATGACTATGTAGCTGATATCGCTGCCGGCATCGCCAACCGACGTGACTCGTTGGCCGGGTATCGGATTGTCCGTCAGACAGCTTTCCTGCGGCACTTTACTTGCGATCTGGAGTCTTTGGCCCATGAAAAAGTGGTCACATGA
- a CDS encoding YggN family protein: protein MKTLTIVLLAILLSIAPVQNGNCGGRDISITNLHEWQMDDVEYEIDDGSLFLSHDGRKFETIEITEEYKLIINDKQVKLDADQQKLVKEYRDTVMEIVARAKKIGWEGVQIGIAGAALGMKAVGGVVKMIFTSYDEDDLEYDMDREAEKLEKRAEKLEKKAEVLEDLANNMEDIAEQMSREIPEVGKLRWF, encoded by the coding sequence ATGAAGACATTGACAATTGTATTGCTGGCCATACTACTGAGCATCGCGCCGGTTCAGAACGGTAACTGCGGCGGGCGGGACATTTCCATTACTAACCTGCACGAATGGCAAATGGACGACGTTGAGTACGAAATTGATGACGGCTCACTCTTTCTGTCCCACGATGGACGCAAGTTTGAGACGATTGAAATTACCGAAGAGTACAAACTAATCATCAATGACAAACAGGTCAAACTTGATGCTGACCAACAAAAACTGGTGAAGGAATATCGTGACACAGTCATGGAGATCGTTGCCAGGGCTAAGAAGATTGGCTGGGAAGGAGTTCAGATCGGTATCGCTGGCGCAGCCTTGGGTATGAAAGCGGTTGGGGGCGTGGTTAAGATGATCTTTACGTCATACGACGAAGATGATCTTGAATACGACATGGACCGTGAAGCCGAGAAGCTTGAGAAACGAGCCGAGAAACTGGAAAAGAAGGCTGAGGTTCTGGAGGACCTGGCCAACAATATGGAAGATATCGCCGAACAGATGTCCCGCGAGATTCCCGAGGTGGGCAAGCTGCGCTGGTTCTGA
- a CDS encoding PorV/PorQ family protein: MLTRHVVTLVLTCLIVTALATSGQAQVSSASALFLRIAPGARAAAMGESFVAVADDATTTYWNPAGLGAYPLSDSWKDSRVPNHLRPLRSMVALRKGTGSDYQSYEIWAISTQGLVRYDYRNWYTEEIFNTRTDQTVSQKVTRYFNEKDEERLAARVAVVAEANSPYSKQELLQLRDNIIASIPEDYPRLSAITDDFDTLTAAYDECRINWDRFETARKNYNDGMKDSVLSEVECDRINIAIENARSRFIPEELKIPYAALFEGELTCIVSGEKSLLVGTTNGLYFYNGKTWRTMTELDGLPSSEITALYTSPGLIYVGTSKGLVSFAGAKVIPVTGSESLPGGRVSAVGPGFSSQHEWVVIDNDLYSFNGDTWSNSFAYTVVLDDTPESIADKFAIYGLEAEKSEFIAKMLDINQRPDEPSPEAGLEDVLVDPSKATEVVQSDSVTEATEVVLSDSVGGVIEVVPSDSAGEVTEVVPSDSAGEVTEVVPSDSVGEASEDVDVLPETSVEDTALVIDETLEQMDSVTTSEVPAMPARPVDMDALRAGDVILVPYVARIRGDATSIYSAGDRTWLGTDYGLVLLSGDSSRILGYGEHVVAEGETLDSNLIGLRWGEEIDPDDANLYREALIAINDLDDGTLQIGDTIKVYRNALASRINKITGSGKYVYLATANGLRFFDKEKKRVMSVNRMGLDRSNAINVIMIGDELWMASEDRVVAKANARSEYSLMHVNWLPELDLADDIYYEFFSGVHHLRGWGTVGFNFTYLTYGSMPYTDEQGHDAGMGEAYEFAVGLSYGASLTQSLKGGISAKVLYSHLSEVGELSGEESGGFGDGTATGVALDLGLLYHMTPRLNLGMSITNIGPEIQYSQDAQSDPLPRNLAIGFAYKLLRSDYNRLLITGELNKQLVSIGSFNEEIKETIINTGAEFVYADLIALRAGYKHDEDGKIKILTLGVGLTLMDRFGFDFSYIPSNNESILANTLRMSLSVRP; encoded by the coding sequence ATGCTCACGAGACACGTTGTTACTCTTGTCCTCACATGTTTGATCGTCACCGCTCTGGCCACCAGCGGCCAGGCACAGGTCTCGAGCGCTTCAGCTCTTTTCCTTCGCATTGCACCTGGAGCCCGAGCGGCTGCAATGGGTGAGTCATTCGTGGCGGTTGCTGATGATGCCACCACAACATACTGGAACCCGGCTGGTCTCGGAGCCTACCCGCTTTCGGATTCATGGAAGGACTCCCGAGTTCCCAATCATCTTCGGCCGTTGCGAAGCATGGTGGCCCTGAGGAAAGGGACTGGCTCGGACTACCAATCCTATGAAATATGGGCCATATCCACTCAAGGACTTGTACGGTATGATTATCGCAATTGGTACACAGAGGAAATATTCAATACCCGTACCGATCAGACTGTATCTCAAAAGGTCACTCGTTATTTCAACGAAAAGGACGAAGAGCGGCTCGCAGCCCGAGTGGCTGTCGTGGCTGAGGCCAACAGCCCTTACAGCAAACAGGAGCTACTGCAGCTTAGGGATAACATTATTGCAAGCATTCCCGAGGATTATCCCCGCCTCTCAGCAATTACTGATGATTTTGATACCCTGACGGCGGCCTACGACGAGTGTCGTATCAACTGGGATAGGTTCGAGACTGCCCGTAAGAATTACAATGACGGCATGAAAGATTCGGTCTTGTCTGAGGTTGAGTGTGATCGCATAAACATAGCGATTGAAAATGCCAGATCAAGATTCATTCCCGAAGAACTGAAGATTCCCTATGCAGCTCTGTTTGAGGGCGAACTCACCTGTATTGTTTCAGGCGAGAAGTCCCTTCTGGTAGGAACGACAAACGGTTTGTATTTCTACAATGGAAAAACCTGGCGGACTATGACCGAACTCGATGGTCTGCCTTCTTCGGAGATTACTGCGCTGTATACCTCACCAGGTTTGATATACGTTGGCACTAGCAAGGGTCTGGTCTCTTTTGCTGGAGCCAAGGTGATACCTGTCACTGGTTCTGAGAGTTTACCAGGCGGTCGGGTTAGTGCTGTTGGTCCCGGATTCAGCAGCCAACATGAATGGGTCGTGATCGATAACGACTTATACTCATTTAACGGCGATACCTGGTCAAACAGCTTTGCCTATACGGTGGTGTTGGATGACACCCCAGAGTCAATTGCCGACAAGTTCGCAATCTATGGCCTGGAAGCTGAAAAAAGTGAATTCATCGCAAAGATGCTTGACATTAACCAGCGGCCAGACGAGCCATCACCGGAAGCCGGTCTGGAAGATGTGTTGGTTGATCCGTCAAAAGCTACGGAGGTTGTACAGTCCGATAGTGTCACTGAAGCCACCGAGGTTGTTCTGTCAGACAGTGTTGGTGGAGTAATTGAGGTTGTTCCGTCAGATAGTGCTGGTGAAGTAACTGAGGTTGTTCCGTCAGATAGTGCTGGTGAAGTAACTGAGGTTGTTCCGTCAGACAGTGTTGGTGAAGCATCTGAGGATGTTGATGTGTTGCCGGAGACTTCTGTTGAAGATACTGCTCTGGTGATAGATGAAACCCTTGAGCAGATGGATTCAGTCACTACCTCCGAGGTTCCGGCGATGCCTGCCCGACCGGTTGATATGGATGCTCTGAGAGCTGGCGATGTTATTTTGGTTCCCTATGTGGCCCGGATTAGAGGGGATGCGACCAGCATTTACTCTGCTGGTGACAGAACATGGCTGGGTACAGATTACGGATTAGTGTTACTCTCTGGTGATTCGTCGCGCATTCTCGGTTATGGTGAACACGTTGTTGCCGAGGGAGAAACACTCGATAGTAACTTGATCGGTCTAAGGTGGGGTGAAGAAATAGATCCCGATGATGCGAACCTATACCGCGAAGCTCTCATCGCGATAAATGATTTGGACGACGGTACTCTCCAAATAGGTGATACAATCAAAGTATATCGCAACGCTCTGGCATCCCGAATCAACAAGATCACGGGGAGTGGCAAGTATGTTTACCTTGCGACTGCCAATGGTCTCAGATTCTTTGACAAAGAGAAAAAGCGAGTGATGAGCGTGAATCGGATGGGGCTTGACCGGTCGAATGCCATCAACGTGATAATGATTGGTGACGAACTCTGGATGGCCAGCGAAGATAGAGTTGTTGCCAAAGCCAATGCACGTTCGGAGTATTCCCTGATGCATGTTAACTGGTTGCCCGAACTTGATCTTGCCGACGACATTTATTATGAATTCTTTTCAGGTGTACATCATCTACGTGGTTGGGGTACAGTCGGTTTCAATTTTACATACCTGACATATGGGTCCATGCCGTATACCGACGAGCAGGGTCACGATGCTGGTATGGGGGAGGCGTACGAGTTTGCCGTCGGGCTATCCTACGGCGCTTCTCTGACCCAATCGCTCAAAGGTGGTATCTCAGCCAAAGTGTTGTATTCCCACCTATCTGAAGTGGGCGAGCTTTCAGGAGAGGAATCGGGAGGTTTTGGTGATGGCACCGCTACCGGAGTCGCGCTCGATCTGGGATTGCTCTACCACATGACACCACGGTTGAATCTTGGCATGAGCATCACCAACATCGGACCGGAGATCCAGTACAGTCAGGATGCACAGAGTGATCCATTGCCGCGTAACCTCGCAATTGGATTCGCATACAAGCTCCTGCGATCGGACTACAACCGTCTGTTGATCACCGGCGAACTGAATAAACAACTAGTTTCCATTGGCAGTTTTAATGAAGAGATCAAAGAGACAATCATTAACACTGGAGCAGAGTTTGTTTATGCTGACCTGATTGCTCTCAGAGCTGGATACAAGCATGATGAAGACGGGAAAATTAAGATTCTCACTCTTGGTGTCGGTCTTACGCTGATGGACCGCTTCGGATTTGATTTCTCTTATATTCCCAGCAATAACGAGTCAATATTGGCGAACACCTTGCGTATGTCACTTTCTGTGAGACCATAA